Proteins co-encoded in one Cyprinus carpio isolate SPL01 chromosome B5, ASM1834038v1, whole genome shotgun sequence genomic window:
- the si:ch211-284e13.5 gene encoding zinc finger protein 860, with protein sequence MEVNVNPEVIADVSFSFQDELTATLQNALGVAVEIAVAEITRLLDRALRDVQGKIQEALRDNSALKFRLQTAETQLSSVCGRMNQQPQRLEDFNISSQLVTTPISCSRVQRGGPQLNTLNNVRQQTESAVDSHNVYEVCGPKETLVFQRGSVCGNPHGGACAQASNSLEESTPYRLDETNDIKTEQHSMTKTEQGCTGTDTNLLSEESSLEVAVKVEKEEGYGEPIPVTLSVVEEPNSDRLSLAQSQLLEDWRPEPLQSESCQTNMHCQSTNQSLDFLSSSSSGQQSHFPKLHNNNYKGPERHAFPPGRRLYRCGLCERDFNRKQHLKIHQRIHTGERPYTCSICSARFRHALTLKRHSRIHTGEKPYVCDQCGKKFRNDGGLKFHQCS encoded by the exons ATGGAGGTAAACGTAAATCCCGAAGTGATCGCTGACGTCTCGTTCTCGTTTCAAGATGAACTGACTGCGACCCTGCAGAACGCGCTCGGTGTCGCGGTGGAGATCGCCGTCGCTGAGATCACCAGACTGCTGGACAGAGCGCTCAGAGACGTGCAAGGCAAGATTCAAGAGGCTCTACGGGACAATAGTGCGCTGAAGTTTAGGCTACAAACAGCTGAAACACAACTTTCTAGTGTGTGTGGTCGCATGAATCAGCAGCCACAGAGACTCGAAGATTTTAACATTAGCAGTCAGCTGGTGACGACCCCCATCAGCTGCAGCAGAGTTCAGCGCGGGGGTCCACAGTTAAATACCCTTAATAATGTCCGGCAACAGACCGAGTCCGCTGTCGACTCGCATAATGTCTATGAGGTTTGTGGACCCAAGGAAACTCTTGTATTCCAGCGAGGATCAGTGTGTGGGAACCCCCATGGAGGCGCATGCGCTCAGGCTTCGAACTCGCTAGAAGAATCAACCCCCTATAGATTAGATGAGACAAATG ACATCAAGACTGAGCAACACAGTATGACCAAAACTGAGCAGGGATGTACTGGAACGGATACAAACCTGCTGAGTGAGGAGTCATCCCTTGAAGTGGCTGTAAAGGTAGAAAAAGAGGAGGGATATGGTGAACCAATCCCAGTAACCCTCTCTGTAGTGGAGGAGCCTAACTCAGACAGACTTTCTCTGGCTCAGTCGCAACTACTGGAAGACTGGAGACCTGAGCCATTGCAGTCAGAGAGCTGCCAAACAAACATGCACTGCCAGTCCACCAACCAATCCCTAG ATTTCCTGTCATCCTCAAGCTCAGGTCAACAAAGCCACTTCCCAAAGCTCCACAACAACAATTACAAGGGTCCTGAGCGCCATGCATTTCCCCCCGGCCGAAGATTGTATCGTTGTGGCCTGTGTGAGCGAGACTTTAACCGTAAACAACATCTCAAGATCCATCAGaggattcatactggagagagGCCGTACACTTGCTCCATCTGCAGTGCACGCTTCCGTCACGCATTGACACTCAAGCGGCACTCCCGCATCCATACGGGAGAGAAACCTTATgtttgtgatcagtgtgggaaaaaGTTTCGAAATGATGGTGGTTTGAAGTTCCATCAGTGTTCATGA
- the si:ch211-284e13.6 gene encoding uncharacterized protein si:ch211-284e13.6: protein MEDRRYLPPDGGGNAKRSASAECDTEDRAIRKEQGDPETSTQMCVRKDDLCDVPRKVPRFQYVDFPSLHQCIQQLSVPPLNGWLGSCSLGKAPNNRPASPKEKVPKFKYVDYPSLHHCIQQLSVPPLESWSAGLVRFNAEGKEDGSGSQKRPFQPGTVKDNKSNEAGDQNNEDRSRVISFSFPRDTHNSVSGKEERPQHDYTSEVPKRLEKDNAPLRSRATKPDAAFQSDCRSRAESGSGSRSDGAVVRNDRPSIINMVHTDKQKHWTMADHLEEQLNSPDSVGRVPWKTIPESVCPFCQQMFTNPEQFRAHQRSHRDKRPN from the exons ATGGAGGACAGGAGGTACCTGCCACCAGATGGAGGTGGCAATGCCAAACGCTCTGCCTCAGCTGAGTGTGACACAGAGGATAGAGCGATCAGGAAGGAGCAGGGTGACCCTGAGACCTCCACACAAATGTGTGTGAGAAAAGACGATCTCTGCGATGTTCCTCGCAAGGTGCCTCGTTTCCAGTATGTGGATTTCCCTTCCCTGCACCAGTGCATCCAACAGCTTTCTGTGCCTCCTCTGAACGGCTGGCTGGGCTCCTGCTCATTAGGAAAGGCACCAAACAACAGGCCTGCCAGTCCTAAGGAAAAGGTACCCAAGTTTAAATATGTGGACTACCCATCTCTCCACCACTGCATTCAGCAGCTGTCTGTGCCTCCATTGGAAAGCTGGAGTGCAGGGCTGGTCAGGTTTAATGCAGAGGGGAAGGAGGATGGCTCTGGGTCGCAGAAGAGGCCCTTTCAACCTGGGACTGTGAAGGATAACAAAAGCAATGAGGCAGGAGATCAAAACAACGAGGACAGGAGTAGAGTTATATCATTTTCTTTCCCAAGAGACACACACAACTCCGTCTCAGGCAAGGAGGAGAGGCCTCAACACGACTACACTTCAGAGGTGCCAAAGAGGTTAGAGAAAGATAACGCACCTCTAAGGTCCCGTGCTACTAAACCAGATGCTGCTTTCCAATCAGATTGCAGATCAAGAGCAGAATCTGGTTCTGGATCTCGTAGCGATGGAGCAGTGGTGAGAAACGACAGACCGTCTATTATTAACATGGTGCACACAGATAAGCAGAAGCACTGGACAATGGCAGATCACTTGGAAGAACAATTGAACTCTCCAGATTCAGTCGGACGGGTACCATGGAAAACCATCCCGGAGTCAGTCTGCCCATTCTGCCAACAGATGTTCACCAACCCCGAGCAGTTCAGGGCTCATCAGCGGAGCCATAGAGATAAG AGACCAAACTGA
- the gucy2d gene encoding retinal guanylyl cyclase 1 isoform X4: MCMHSVLIGGEEQYQLLTTAMDMRMIDRGYIFIPYDTLLYSLPYKNVNYPILANDTKLRRAYDGVLTITMDQGEQNFYEAFSAAQESYDIRTSTPPEEVSPFFGTIYNMLYYTAKAAEQSRVANGGRWVSGDTLVKNEGGFEFNGFNQRISAGTDGEGMQARYAVLDTYDTRTSLHRTHALEASHTYGKYGGLKYLGKSIHFAGASPSTDSNCWFSSYVACSGGLDGVTIFLLLLLFCVFISGAGVLFFHFRKYGMGILGAFSGGGNGSPTKIILTLDDLVFINTTLSRRKLNEESMAKSQLDVKTPRHSVSGRSYIMSTLETSNVAVFEGDWVWLKKCPCGDSVSEISDSTQAIFIKLRDMRHENLNLFLGLFLDTGIFGIVTEHCTRGSLEDLLNNEEMRLDWMFKSSLLLDLIRGMKYLHNHGIIHGRLKSRNCVVDGRFVLKVTDYGFSEIINCQNIILEDTKPEDQFWTAPEILRDPKLKKKGTYAADVYSFSIIMQEVISRCAPFCMLDMPPEEIIDKVRSPPPLCRPTVSVDEAPLEVIQIMKQAWSEEPNKRPTFEEIFRQFKNVNKGKKTNIIDSMLRMLEQYSSNLEDLIRERTEELEVERQKTDALLAQMLPKSVALALKTGKPVKPEHFSDVTLYFSDIVGFTTISALSEPIEVVDLLNDLYTLFDGIIAIHDVYKVETIGDAYMVASGVPNRNDNRHAAEMANMSLDILHCIGTFKMRHMPDVKVKIRIGLHSGPVVAGVVGLKMPRYCLFGDTVNTASRMESTGLPYRIHVNQSTVDVLNSLKLGYKIDVRGRTELKGKGVEETYWLVGRDGFNKPLPVPPDLTPGASNHGISLDEIPMDRRQKFLDRQKKMGN; encoded by the exons ATGTGCATGCACTCTGTTCTGATTGGTGGAGAGGAACAGTATCAGTTGCTAACCACAGCAATGGACATGAGAATGATTGACCGAGGGTATATCTTCATTCCATATGACACCCTCCTGTATTCACTGCCATATAAAAATGTGAACTATCCAATCCTGGCCAATGACACCAAACTGCGACGAGCATATGATGGGGTCCTGACAATAACTATGGACCAAGGGGAACAAAACTTCTATGAGGCCTTTAGTGCAGCGCAGGAATCCTATGATATACGTACCAGCACACCACCTGAAGAG GTTTCTCCATTCTTTGGGACCATCTATAACATGCTCTATTATACAGCGAAGGCTGCAGAGCAGAGCCGAGTTGCGAATGGAGGGCGCTGGGTATCAGGAGATACACTGGTTAAAAATGAGGGTGGATTTGAATTCAATGGCTTTAACCAGCGGATATCGGCAGGTACCGATGGAGAAGGAATGCAGGCCCGCTATGCGGTCCTGGACACATACGACACACGGACAAGCCTACACCGCACACACGCCCTGGAAGCATCGCACACATATGGGAAATATGGAGGATTGAAGTACCTGGGGAAATCGATTCATTTTGCTGGAGCGTCACCGAGCACTGACTCAAACTGTTGGTTCAGTTCTTATGTTGCTTGTAGTGGAG GTTTGGATGGAGTGACCATTTTCCTCCTTCTTCTCTTGTTCTGTGTGTTTATAAGTGGAGCAGGtgtattatttttccattttag GAAATACGGGATGGGGATATTAGGAGCATTTAGTGGAGGAGGAAATGGAAGCCCCACTAAGATAATACTGACACTGGATGACTTGGTCTTCATCAACACCACACTCAGCAGGAGG AAGCTGAATGAGGAGAGTATGGCAAAGAGTCAACTAGATGTTAAAACCCCTCGCCACTCAGTTTCAGGACGCAGTTACATTATGTCAACTCTTGAAACGTCCAACGTTGCTGTATTTGAG GGTGACTGGGTTTGGCTGAAGAAATGCCCCTGTGGAGATTCTGTTTCAGAAATCAGTGACAGCACTCAGGCCATCTTTATCAAG CTGAGAGACATGCGTCATGAGAATCTGAACCTGTTTCTGGGTCTGTTCTTGGATACTGGCATATTTGGCATTGTTACGGAGCATTGCACCAGAGGCAGTCTGGAAGACCTGCTCAACAACGAGGAAATGAGACTGGACTGGATGTTCAAATCCTCTCTTCTCCTTGATCTGATCAGG GGAATGAAGTACTTGCATAATCATGGGATTATTCATGGACGCTTGAAGTCAAGGAACTGTGTGGTAGATGGTCGGTTTGTTCTGAAAGTTACGGATTATGGCTTCAGTGAAATCATCAACTGTCAAAACATCATCCTGGAGGACACCAAACCAGAGG ATCAATTCTGGACAGCTCCAGAGATCCTGCGGGATCCTAAACTGAAGAAGAAGGGGACATATGCAGCTGATGTATACAGCTTTTCTATTATCATGCAGGAGGTGATCTCTCGCTGTGCACCCTTTTGCATGTTGGATATGCCTCCTGAAG AAATCATAGATAAGGTGCGCTCTCCTCCACCGCTGTGCCGACCCACTGTGTCTGTGGATGAAGCGCCGCTGGAGGTGATTCAGATCATGAAGCAAGCCTGGAGTGAGGAGCCTAACAAGAGACCCACGTTTGAGGAGATCTTCAGACAG TTTAAGAATGTGAACAAGGGAAAGAAGACAAATATAATTGACTCAATGTTAAGGATGCTGGAGCAGTACTCCTCAAACCTGGAGGATCTGATCCGAGAGAGGACTGAAGAACTAGAGGTAGAGCGTCAGAAAACGGATGCTCTTCTAGCCCAGATGCTGCCCAA ATCTGTGGCCTTGGCATTAAAGACAGGGAAGCCAGTAAAGCCGGAGCACTTTTCAGATGTCACACTGTATTTCAGTGATATTGTGGGCTTTACCACCATCTCTGCTCTGAGTGAACCAATCGAAGTGGTCGATCTGCTTAATGACCTCTACACACTTTTTGATGGAATCATTGCAATCCACGATGTCTACAAG GTAGAGACTATTGGTGATGCGTACATGGTGGCATCAGGGGTTCCAAACCGTAACGATAACCGTCACGCAGCAGAAATGGCCAACATGTCTCTGGACATTCTGCACTGCATCGGAACATTTAAAATGAGGCACATGCCTGACGTCAAAGTCAAAATCCGCATTGGACTCCATTCTG GTCCAGTGGTAGCAGGTGTAGTTGGGTTAAAGATGCCACGGTACTGTCTGTTTGGGGACACAGTAAACACAGCCTCCCGAATGGAATCCACAGGGTTGC CTTACAGAATTCATGTCAATCAGAGTACTGTTGATGTCCTGAACAGCCTCAAACTTGGCTACAAAATAGATGTTAGGGGCAGGACAGAGCTCAAG GGTAAAGGGGTAGAGGAAACATACTGGTTGGTTGGGAGAGATGGATTCAACAAGCCACTACCTGTACCGCCAGACCTTACTCCTGG GGCAAGCAACCACGGTATCAGCTTGGATGAGATTCCGATGGACAGGCGGCAGAAATTCCTGGATCGACAGAAGAAGATGGGGAATTGA